The Saliniramus fredricksonii genome segment GCCGACCCCTGGGTGTTCATGCTGGTCTTCATCCTGGTGGCCGGGGTGAATTCCATCAAGCTGCTCTTTGGCAATGAAAAATGGCGCGTCGCCATGGATCTGCCCAAGGGGCTGGCCCTGCGTGCCTATGGCGGGCTCATCGGCCTGCTCTCGGCGCTGATGGGGATCGGCGGCGGGCAGATTTCGAACATCATCATGACGCTGCACAATCGCGGCATCCACCAGGCGGTGGCGACCTCAGCCGGGCTCGGCGTGCTGATCTCGGTGCCCGGAGCGCTCGGCTACATCTATGCCGGCTGGGGCCGCGAGGGCCTGCCGCCGGATGCGATCGGTTTCGTCTCGCTGCTCGGGCTGATCCTGGTCGTGCCAACGACCCTGCTCACCGCGCAGATCGGCGTCAATCTCGCCCATGCATGGCCCAAGCGCAAGCTGGAGGTCGCCTTTGGCATCTTCCTCGCCATCGTCTGCGCGCGGTTCGTCTATGCCATCCTGACCTGAGACGCTGTGCGAAAGCGGCACCGGCGCCGAGGCGCGCCGGCGCCTTGTGCGTCAGAAATTCACCGCATCGCCGCCCTTCAGGGCGAGCATGGAACGCGCTTCGTCGGGCGTCGCGATCTCGAGGCCGAGATTCTCGATGATGCCGCGCACCTGCCTGACCTGCTGGGCGTTGCTCTCGGCGAGCTGGCGCGGGCGGATCCAGAGGCTGTCTTCGAGCCCGACGCGCACATTCGCCCCCATCGCCGCCGACATCGCCGCGATCGGCATCTGGTTGCGCCCCGCACCCAGCACGGACCATTTGTAATTCGATCCGAACAGCCGGTCGGCGGTGCGCTTCATATGGGCGACATCCTCGGGATGCGGGCCGATCCCGCCGAGAATCCCGAACACGCTCTGCACGAAGAGCGGCGGCTTGACGAGGCCGCGATCGAGGAAATGGGCCAGCGTGTAGAGATGGCCGATATCGTAGCATTCGAATTCGAACCGCGTGCCGTTGCCGTCACAGGTGGCGAGGATCGTCTCGATATCGGCGAAGGTGTTGCGGAAGATGCGATCCCGCGAACCTTCCAGATAGGGCCGCTCCCAATCGTGCTTGAACTCCTTGAAGCGCTCCAGCATCGGATAGAGCCCGAAATTCATCGTGCCCATATTGAGCGAGGCGACTTCCGGCGCGAGCGTCGCGGCGGGGCGCAGACGCTCCTCCGCGAGCATGGTCGGCGAGCCGCCGGTGGTAAGGTTGATCACGCAATCGGAACGCTGCTTGATCACCTGCAGAAAGGGCAGGAAAGCTTCCGGCGACTGGTCCGGCTGGCCGGTCTCGGGATTGCGCGCATGCAGATGCACGATAGCAGCGCCGGCCTCCGCCGCACCGATCGCCGCTTCCGCGATCTCCTGCGGCGTCACCGGCAGATGCGGCGACATGGACGGTGTGTGAATCGCGCCGGTCACGGCG includes the following:
- a CDS encoding 3-keto-5-aminohexanoate cleavage protein, with protein sequence MAKTDKVIITCAVTGAIHTPSMSPHLPVTPQEIAEAAIGAAEAGAAIVHLHARNPETGQPDQSPEAFLPFLQVIKQRSDCVINLTTGGSPTMLAEERLRPAATLAPEVASLNMGTMNFGLYPMLERFKEFKHDWERPYLEGSRDRIFRNTFADIETILATCDGNGTRFEFECYDIGHLYTLAHFLDRGLVKPPLFVQSVFGILGGIGPHPEDVAHMKRTADRLFGSNYKWSVLGAGRNQMPIAAMSAAMGANVRVGLEDSLWIRPRQLAESNAQQVRQVRGIIENLGLEIATPDEARSMLALKGGDAVNF
- a CDS encoding sulfite exporter TauE/SafE family protein; the protein is MMNGLPIADLAMLAVALLAAGALTGVLAGLFGVGGGAVIVPILFEVFGILGIDDEVRMPLAVGTSLAIIIPTSIRSFRGHYLKGAVDMSVLRAWAVPVVLGVVAGSLIARYADPWVFMLVFILVAGVNSIKLLFGNEKWRVAMDLPKGLALRAYGGLIGLLSALMGIGGGQISNIIMTLHNRGIHQAVATSAGLGVLISVPGALGYIYAGWGREGLPPDAIGFVSLLGLILVVPTTLLTAQIGVNLAHAWPKRKLEVAFGIFLAIVCARFVYAILT